Proteins from a single region of Dyadobacter fanqingshengii:
- a CDS encoding 2Fe-2S iron-sulfur cluster-binding protein, with protein MEETKPQLVKITFDGIEVEVEPGTTIMQAARKIAEADASQAALVPPAMCYYKPLPTSGGKCRACLVRVAQGSAKDPRPMPKLVPSCITQVQEGMVVENTTNPAVLETRKSIVEFLLINHPLDCPICDQAGECHLQDFAFEHGSVNTRYEEDRRTFDKIDIGPYVQLHMTRCILCYRCVYTADQITDKRLHGVMNRGDASEISTYIEKAIDNDFSGNVIDVCPVGALTDKTFRFKNRVWFTKPEDAHRDCDKCCGKTTLWYRGDEVIRVTARKNTWGEVNDFICNTCRFEKKKTSDWVLEGPTKVKRSSVISANKYRADLVKKPDFAIKMAETQYKRIDDTRPFVTDEDTIRHQSIENNDKANHRSLLAKNN; from the coding sequence ATGGAAGAGACCAAACCTCAGTTAGTAAAAATTACATTTGACGGCATTGAAGTCGAAGTAGAACCGGGAACAACGATTATGCAGGCTGCGCGAAAAATCGCGGAAGCGGACGCTAGTCAGGCTGCACTTGTGCCTCCGGCCATGTGTTACTACAAACCGCTGCCTACTTCGGGTGGAAAATGCAGAGCTTGTCTGGTTCGTGTTGCACAAGGTTCTGCGAAAGATCCAAGGCCAATGCCAAAGCTTGTTCCATCCTGCATTACACAAGTTCAGGAAGGAATGGTGGTTGAAAACACAACTAATCCGGCCGTGCTGGAAACGCGCAAAAGTATTGTGGAATTCCTGCTAATTAATCACCCGCTCGACTGCCCTATTTGCGACCAGGCCGGAGAATGTCATTTGCAGGATTTTGCATTTGAGCATGGTTCGGTAAACACGCGTTATGAGGAAGACAGAAGGACTTTTGATAAAATCGACATTGGTCCTTACGTGCAACTGCACATGACGCGCTGCATCCTTTGTTATCGTTGCGTTTATACAGCCGACCAGATTACGGACAAGCGTCTGCATGGCGTAATGAACCGTGGAGATGCTTCTGAGATAAGCACTTACATTGAAAAAGCGATCGATAACGATTTCTCCGGAAATGTGATCGACGTTTGTCCTGTGGGAGCGCTTACTGACAAAACATTCCGTTTCAAAAACCGCGTTTGGTTCACCAAACCAGAAGACGCACACCGCGACTGCGATAAATGCTGTGGCAAAACCACACTTTGGTACAGAGGCGACGAAGTGATCAGGGTTACCGCGCGCAAGAATACCTGGGGAGAAGTGAATGACTTCATTTGCAACACCTGCCGTTTTGAAAAGAAAAAAACGAGCGACTGGGTGCTCGAAGGCCCTACCAAAGTGAAACGCAGCTCTGTAATTTCTGCAAACAAATACCGCGCTGATCTGGTTAAAAAACCTGATTTCGCAATAAAAATGGCAGAAACGCAATACAAGCGCATCGACGACACACGTCCTTTTGTAACCGATGAAGACACCATTCGTCATCAAAGCATCGAAAATAACGACAAAGCAAATCACCGCTCATTGTTAGCTAAAAATAACTAG
- the nuoH gene encoding NADH-quinone oxidoreductase subunit NuoH, giving the protein MDLTEFLIKTATIFVVFVLTLVIAMYSTWGERKVAGFIQDRMGPNRAGPGGLLQPLADAGKMFFKEDFIPALANKWLFIAGPSLAMLTALLASAVIPFGSTFRINGHEVALQGVESNIGILYVFGVVALGVYGIMVGGWASNNKFSLLGAIRAASQNISYEVAMGLSLIAILMMSSSLSLGEIVAQQHGGNWNIFYQPLGFIIFITCSFAECNRVPFDLPECETELVGGYHTEYGSMKLGFYLFAEYINMFISSAIISVLYFGGYNYPGMDWVYTQLTQAFGTETGHNAATLIGTAVFFGKALFFIFFYMWVRWTIPRFRYDQLMNLGWKKLIPLAIFNIIITGAAVLFLKPMITAWLN; this is encoded by the coding sequence ATGGATTTAACGGAGTTTCTCATTAAAACCGCAACAATATTCGTTGTTTTTGTCCTTACGCTGGTCATTGCCATGTATTCAACCTGGGGTGAGCGCAAAGTTGCGGGATTTATCCAGGATAGGATGGGCCCAAACCGTGCGGGACCGGGTGGGTTGTTGCAGCCGCTTGCGGATGCGGGTAAAATGTTTTTCAAAGAAGATTTTATTCCGGCTTTGGCTAACAAATGGCTTTTCATAGCAGGACCCAGCTTGGCGATGCTTACGGCTTTGCTCGCCAGCGCGGTAATTCCTTTCGGAAGCACTTTCCGTATCAATGGTCATGAAGTTGCTTTACAAGGTGTGGAGTCCAACATTGGAATCCTTTATGTTTTCGGCGTTGTCGCATTAGGTGTTTATGGCATTATGGTCGGCGGCTGGGCTTCCAATAACAAGTTTTCGCTGCTGGGTGCCATCCGTGCGGCTTCGCAGAACATTAGTTATGAAGTTGCGATGGGCCTTTCGCTGATTGCAATTTTAATGATGAGCAGCTCGCTTTCATTAGGTGAAATCGTGGCACAGCAGCATGGCGGAAACTGGAATATTTTCTACCAACCCTTAGGCTTCATCATTTTCATAACCTGCTCATTCGCAGAATGTAACCGTGTGCCTTTTGACCTTCCTGAATGTGAAACTGAACTTGTAGGTGGTTATCATACAGAATACGGAAGTATGAAATTGGGCTTCTATTTGTTTGCTGAGTATATCAACATGTTCATTTCTTCTGCTATTATCTCTGTTTTATATTTTGGCGGATACAACTATCCTGGAATGGATTGGGTTTATACGCAGCTTACACAGGCATTTGGAACCGAAACGGGACATAATGCAGCCACATTGATCGGAACGGCAGTATTTTTTGGCAAAGCATTGTTCTTCATTTTCTTCTATATGTGGGTGCGCTGGACTATTCCACGGTTCCGTTATGATCAGCTGATGAACCTGGGCTGGAAAAAACTGATCCCGCTTGCTATCTTTAATATTATTATCACCGGTGCCGCCGTGCTTTTCTTGAAGCCGATGATCACCGCGTGGTTGAATTAA
- a CDS encoding NuoI/complex I 23 kDa subunit family protein yields the protein MQLTNRSKQVSNKEMTFMERAYLPAIATGLAITIKHFFAKKVTIQYPEVKRYLGPVFRGRHILKRDEDGRERCTACGLCAVACPAEAIQIVAAERERGEENLYREEKYAAVYEVNMLRCIFCGLCEEACPKQAVYLRHDEFVPVFAERDQVIWGKDLLVEDMTNRYTREAWTKEEARALDLKRASGEVTNVVPRAIP from the coding sequence ATGCAACTGACAAATCGCTCTAAGCAAGTAAGCAATAAGGAAATGACGTTCATGGAGCGCGCCTACTTGCCTGCTATTGCAACTGGGTTAGCGATCACCATAAAGCACTTTTTTGCAAAAAAAGTAACCATTCAATATCCTGAGGTCAAGCGTTATCTTGGACCTGTTTTTCGCGGCAGGCATATTCTGAAAAGGGATGAAGACGGTCGCGAACGCTGCACTGCATGCGGTTTGTGCGCCGTTGCTTGTCCTGCGGAGGCGATTCAGATCGTTGCTGCTGAGCGGGAAAGAGGCGAAGAAAATCTCTATCGCGAAGAAAAATATGCGGCAGTTTACGAAGTGAACATGCTTCGTTGCATATTCTGTGGCCTTTGTGAAGAAGCTTGCCCGAAACAAGCTGTTTATTTGCGCCACGACGAATTCGTTCCCGTATTTGCGGAACGCGATCAGGTGATTTGGGGAAAAGATCTTTTGGTAGAAGATATGACCAACCGATACACCCGAGAAGCCTGGACTAAGGAAGAAGCGCGCGCATTGGACTTGAAGAGAGCCAGCGGCGAAGTTACCAATGTTGTTCCGAGAGCCATTCCCTGA
- a CDS encoding NADH-quinone oxidoreductase subunit J family protein produces the protein MNSAISFFYFLSFLTVLSAVMVVVSRNPIHSVLYLILTFFTLSGHYILLNAQFLAAVNIIVYAGAIMVLFLFVIMFLNMKQDNDESKTNLTKIAATIVGGTVFVILFGAYRKSVIPGFDPQQFDSQIGMIENLGHLLFRDYLLPFELVSILLLVAMVGAVMLGKREIGERHF, from the coding sequence ATGAATTCAGCTATTTCGTTTTTCTATTTTTTATCATTCCTGACTGTCCTCAGCGCAGTAATGGTGGTTGTTTCGCGCAACCCGATCCACAGCGTCCTGTATCTGATCCTGACATTCTTTACGCTTTCGGGACATTATATTCTGCTCAATGCGCAGTTTCTGGCCGCCGTTAACATTATTGTTTACGCGGGTGCCATTATGGTTCTGTTCCTGTTTGTGATCATGTTCTTGAATATGAAGCAGGATAATGACGAATCTAAAACCAATCTCACCAAGATTGCGGCCACGATTGTCGGCGGAACTGTATTTGTGATCCTTTTCGGCGCTTATCGCAAAAGCGTTATTCCGGGATTTGATCCTCAGCAATTTGATTCACAAATCGGGATGATCGAAAACCTGGGACATTTGCTTTTCCGCGATTATCTGCTTCCTTTTGAGTTGGTTTCGATTCTCCTTTTGGTAGCAATGGTGGGTGCAGTGATGTTGGGAAAAAGAGAAATCGGGGAAAGACATTTTTAA
- the gcvP gene encoding aminomethyl-transferring glycine dehydrogenase, with translation MKINLRNQDKFENRHHGKDAQELQEMLSTIGAASLDELIDQTLPPAIRLQKPLNLPRPKTEQEFLQGIRKIASKNAVLKSYIGTGYYDTITPNVILRNILENPAWYTAYTPYQAEIAQGRLEMLLNFQTVITDLTGMEIANASLLDEATAAAEAMTMLHSLRPASRKKANTFFVSELCHPQTIDLVHTRAKPIGIDIIVGNHATVDLTGENLYGVLVQYPATNGEVIDYTDFIASAHEQGLSVAVAADLLALTLLKSPGEMGADVVVGTSQRFGVPMGYGGPHAAYFATKDSFKRHIPGRIIGVSVDTEGNRALRMALQTREQHIRREKATSNICTAQVLLAVIAGAYSVYHGPEGIKNIAARVHGLTKLFVDTIKQFHYEVVTEHYFDTVTVKTGLTRKLRETAVKWGINLKYNGEESVSVSFDEAKTFDDVISLLNVFAEVSGFQGEMVIDEELELDLPANLARTSEYLTHPVFNTHHTEHEMLRYLKSLENKDLSLVHSMISLGSCTMKLNATAEMIPLTWPEFGAIHPFAPTNQVGGYAQLVSELNIWLCEITGFAAMSFQPNSGAQGEYAGLMAIRAYHESRGDVHRNVALIPSSAHGTNPASAVMAGMKVVVTKCDERGNIDVADLRARAEQYKDELSCLMVTYPSTHGVYEESIIEICEMIHSFGGQVYMDGANMNAQVGLTSPATIGADVCHLNLHKTFCIPHGGGGPGVGPIGVAEHLMPFLPGHVNFSTQPEHLPAGEAGAVSAAPYGSASILTISYAYIAMMGEAGLTNATKYAILNANYIKERLSGHYDVLYTGTNGRCAHEMILDCRSFKAFGVEAEDLAKRLMDYGFHAPTLSFPVAGTLMIEPTESESKAELDRFCDTMIAIRNEIREIQDGTADRTDNVLKNAPHTSRILLSENWNRSYSREKAAFPLPHLRFNKFWPSVSRVDSAYGDRNLICSCIPVEAYSEVEAS, from the coding sequence ATGAAAATTAATCTTCGGAACCAGGATAAATTTGAAAACCGTCACCACGGTAAAGATGCGCAGGAATTGCAGGAAATGCTGAGCACGATCGGAGCCGCATCACTGGATGAATTGATTGACCAGACGCTTCCCCCGGCCATCAGACTGCAAAAGCCATTGAACCTGCCAAGACCGAAAACCGAGCAGGAATTTTTGCAGGGAATCCGGAAAATTGCCAGCAAAAATGCTGTGCTTAAATCATATATAGGAACAGGTTATTACGACACCATCACACCTAATGTAATTCTCCGGAACATTCTTGAAAATCCAGCCTGGTACACGGCTTATACGCCTTACCAAGCCGAGATTGCGCAGGGCAGATTGGAAATGTTGCTTAATTTCCAAACCGTTATTACGGATTTGACAGGCATGGAGATCGCTAACGCTTCATTGCTGGATGAAGCCACTGCTGCTGCGGAGGCAATGACCATGCTGCACAGCCTGCGTCCTGCTTCAAGAAAAAAAGCGAACACATTCTTCGTTTCAGAACTTTGTCATCCACAAACGATCGACCTCGTTCACACAAGGGCGAAGCCAATCGGCATTGACATTATAGTAGGAAACCACGCGACCGTGGATCTTACAGGTGAAAACCTTTACGGAGTGCTGGTTCAATATCCTGCCACCAATGGGGAAGTTATTGACTATACAGATTTCATTGCTTCTGCACACGAACAAGGCCTTTCAGTTGCCGTTGCGGCTGATCTGCTGGCATTGACATTGCTAAAATCGCCAGGTGAAATGGGCGCGGATGTGGTTGTTGGTACTTCGCAGCGATTTGGCGTTCCTATGGGTTATGGCGGCCCGCATGCTGCTTATTTTGCAACAAAAGATTCATTTAAAAGACATATACCGGGCCGGATTATCGGTGTTTCTGTGGATACGGAAGGCAATCGCGCATTGCGCATGGCCTTGCAGACGCGGGAGCAGCATATCCGTCGTGAAAAAGCAACTTCCAACATTTGCACTGCGCAAGTGCTTCTGGCGGTTATCGCGGGTGCATACTCCGTTTACCACGGACCGGAAGGCATTAAGAACATTGCCGCCCGCGTTCACGGACTTACCAAGCTTTTTGTTGACACTATCAAACAATTCCATTATGAGGTCGTAACGGAACATTACTTTGATACTGTCACGGTTAAGACTGGTTTAACCAGGAAGCTGAGAGAAACAGCCGTAAAATGGGGCATTAACCTGAAATATAATGGTGAAGAAAGTGTCTCGGTGTCATTTGATGAAGCAAAGACCTTTGATGATGTCATTTCACTTTTGAATGTATTTGCAGAAGTGTCTGGCTTTCAGGGTGAAATGGTGATTGATGAAGAGTTGGAACTGGATCTGCCAGCAAATCTGGCCCGCACATCTGAATATTTGACACATCCTGTTTTCAACACGCACCATACGGAGCACGAAATGCTGCGTTACTTGAAATCACTTGAAAATAAAGATTTATCGTTGGTTCATTCGATGATCTCACTGGGCAGCTGCACAATGAAACTAAATGCAACCGCTGAAATGATCCCATTAACCTGGCCGGAATTTGGTGCAATTCACCCGTTCGCTCCGACAAATCAGGTTGGTGGTTACGCGCAGCTGGTAAGCGAGCTCAACATCTGGCTTTGTGAGATCACGGGATTTGCTGCGATGTCGTTTCAGCCAAATTCTGGCGCACAAGGTGAATATGCGGGGCTTATGGCGATTCGTGCTTATCACGAAAGCCGCGGTGATGTACACAGAAATGTTGCATTGATCCCTTCTTCGGCACACGGAACCAACCCTGCATCGGCTGTCATGGCGGGAATGAAAGTGGTGGTTACCAAATGTGATGAAAGAGGAAACATTGATGTGGCCGATTTGAGAGCCAGAGCCGAGCAATATAAAGATGAATTGTCTTGCTTGATGGTCACCTATCCTTCAACGCATGGTGTGTACGAGGAAAGCATTATTGAAATCTGCGAAATGATCCATTCATTTGGCGGACAGGTTTATATGGATGGTGCCAATATGAATGCGCAAGTTGGACTTACAAGTCCGGCAACCATTGGTGCGGACGTTTGCCATTTGAATCTGCATAAAACATTCTGCATTCCGCACGGAGGCGGCGGACCTGGCGTTGGCCCGATCGGTGTGGCGGAACATTTGATGCCTTTCCTTCCTGGTCATGTTAATTTCAGCACGCAGCCAGAACATTTGCCAGCCGGTGAAGCAGGAGCCGTTTCTGCCGCGCCTTACGGAAGTGCAAGTATCCTCACGATTTCCTACGCATACATTGCCATGATGGGAGAGGCAGGGCTTACAAATGCAACCAAATACGCCATTCTGAATGCCAATTATATCAAAGAGCGCCTGAGCGGACATTACGATGTGCTTTACACCGGCACAAACGGACGTTGCGCGCACGAAATGATCCTGGATTGCCGATCATTTAAAGCATTTGGTGTGGAAGCAGAGGATCTTGCAAAACGTTTGATGGATTACGGATTCCACGCGCCCACATTGTCATTCCCTGTTGCAGGCACATTGATGATCGAACCAACGGAATCAGAGTCGAAAGCGGAACTGGATCGTTTTTGCGATACGATGATCGCGATTAGGAATGAAATTCGTGAGATTCAGGATGGCACAGCAGACCGCACGGACAATGTGCTTAAAAATGCACCGCATACATCCAGAATATTGTTAAGCGAAAATTGGAACAGATCTTACAGCCGCGAAAAAGCTGCATTCCCATTGCCTCATTTACGTTTCAACAAGTTCTGGCCAAGTGTAAGCCGCGTCGACAGCGCTTACGGTGACAGAAACCTGATCTGCTCATGCATTCCGGTTGAAGCTTATTCAGAAGTAGAAGCGAGCTAA